From a single Botrytis cinerea B05.10 chromosome 16, complete sequence genomic region:
- the Bcslc1 gene encoding Bcslc1, with translation MFALLSYATNLSIIYIVLTLSLYMLSPIVPLAGFFARLLAGYISLVLCACYGVFISILLRLVGNYRISQWTVARAFKWTMWLTTGVTFVVEDPDNYLGTTRPAVLIGNHQTELDVLMLGCIFPQYCSVTAKKSLKNVPFLGWFMSLSGTVFIDRGNAKDARQAMAGAAKEIREEKQNVYMFPEGTRSYAKDPTLLPFKKGAFHLAVQAGVPIVPVVVACYSNVLHVQSWRFKSGKIPVKVLKPIETKNLTSADVEDLARDTRELMLGELVALTSKVEGKPIAMPAQDADGVVKASGREPQVEHHIL, from the exons ATGTTCGCTCTTCTATCTTACGCtaccaatctttcaataatctaTATCGTTCTCACTCTCTCGCTCTACATGCTTTCTCCTATTGTGCCTCTCGCAGGTTTCTTCGCTCGTCTCCTCGCCGGTTACATTTCTCTGGTCCTTTGCGCTTGTTATGGAGTCTTCATATCTATTCTCCTCCGTCTCGTAGGAAACTATCGCATATCTCAATGGACCGTCGCTCGCGCGTTCAAATGGACAATGTGGCTTACGACTGGTGTAACATTTGTCGTCGAAGATCCGGACAATTATCTCGGTACAACACGTCCTGCAGTCTTGATAGGAAATCATCAAACCGAACTCGATGTACTCATGCTGGGTTGTATATTCCCTCAATACTGTTCCGTCACCGCGAAGAAGAGTTTAAAGAATGTGCCATTCCTCGGCTGGTTTATGAGTTTGAGTGGAACGGTATTTATTGACCGCGGTAATGCGAAAGATGCCAGACAGGCTATGGCGGGGGCAGCAAAGGAAATCAGGGAGGAAAAACAAAATGTTTACATGTTTCCGGAGGGAACGAGAAGTTATGCAAAGGATCCAACTTTGTTACCTTTTAAGAAAGGAGCTTTTCATTTGGCGGTTCAGGCGGGTGTACCGATTGTACCGGTCGTGGTCGCTTGTTATAGTAATGTTTTGCATGTCCAAAGTTGGAGGTTTAAATCAGGGAAAATACCGGTTAAAG TTTTGAAACCTATCGAGACGAAGAACCTTACTTCTGCGGATGTAGAAGATTTAGCGAGAGACACGAGGGAGTTGATGTTGGGGGAATTGGTAGCTTTGACTTCGAAGGTAGAGGGAAAGCCAATAGCTATGCCGGCCCAAGATGCGGATGGGGTTGTGAAAGCAAGTGGAAGGGAACCGCAAGTGGAACATCATATACTATGA